The following proteins are encoded in a genomic region of Streptomyces lunaelactis:
- a CDS encoding CBS domain-containing protein, whose translation MKHLRTVGDVMTHAVIAVGPDAPIREMVESMRQWRISALPVLMGDGRVAGVVSEADLLVKAQGDDTSGAVTARQLMTAPAMTVSADATVAGAARLMARGHLKRLPVVDGEGHLVGVVSRGDLLKIYLRPDADIAEEVRSELVAQLVPVASGTVHVHVEDGLVTLTGTVSDTSLPDVLARAARAVPGVVNVEADIDVDMPVH comes from the coding sequence ATGAAGCATCTGCGAACTGTTGGTGACGTGATGACCCACGCCGTGATCGCGGTTGGCCCCGATGCGCCGATCAGGGAAATGGTCGAGAGCATGCGGCAGTGGCGGATCAGCGCCCTGCCCGTTCTCATGGGCGACGGTCGCGTCGCGGGCGTGGTCTCCGAGGCCGATCTGCTGGTGAAGGCGCAGGGGGACGACACGTCAGGGGCGGTGACGGCACGTCAGCTGATGACCGCTCCGGCAATGACGGTGTCGGCTGACGCCACGGTCGCCGGAGCCGCTCGGCTGATGGCGCGCGGGCATCTCAAGCGGCTCCCCGTCGTCGACGGCGAGGGTCACCTCGTGGGTGTCGTCAGCCGTGGCGATCTGCTGAAGATCTATCTCCGTCCCGACGCCGACATCGCGGAGGAGGTACGGAGCGAGCTGGTCGCGCAGCTGGTCCCGGTCGCCTCAGGGACGGTACACGTGCATGTCGAGGACGGGCTCGTCACTCTGACCGGCACGGTTTCCGATACCTCACTTCCGGACGTGCTCGCCCGGGCCGCCCGGGCAGTGCCGGGCGTGGTGAACGTGGAGGCGGACATCGATGTGGATATGCCGGTGCACTGA
- a CDS encoding SHOCT domain-containing protein yields the protein MMFWFNHDVSGWGWFAMSASMILFWVLIITVAVLLFRALGQTPEHTHSPNVPSPEQVLAERFARGEIDEEEYRRRLATLHASGPLNKP from the coding sequence ATGATGTTCTGGTTCAACCACGACGTCAGCGGCTGGGGCTGGTTCGCGATGTCGGCCAGCATGATCCTGTTCTGGGTACTGATCATCACCGTTGCCGTTCTGCTCTTCCGCGCCCTGGGCCAGACTCCCGAGCACACCCACAGCCCGAACGTGCCGTCACCGGAGCAGGTGCTTGCCGAGCGATTCGCCCGCGGCGAGATCGACGAGGAGGAGTACCGCCGGCGCCTGGCCACGCTGCACGCCTCCGGTCCACTCAACAAGCCTTGA